Proteins encoded together in one Felis catus isolate Fca126 chromosome B3, F.catus_Fca126_mat1.0, whole genome shotgun sequence window:
- the LOC123385942 gene encoding translation initiation factor IF-2-like, whose product MLRAAGRASAAARPPVCGTLGVGVRAPGAAAHSVRAAGRRQPWRRWLGNARRPRPGVDSPEASAARVPFPAAAGRCLRAKQARGGGWERAGKRAGGGGEARAGRNGSVRPRGFQTGLKYPGGGAAPPTRAPRPGPKERGEVVQVGEAERSLAGGQLGTILRRESASTE is encoded by the coding sequence ATGCTGCGAGCTGCCGGCCGGGCGTCCGCAGCCGCCCGCCCTCCCGTCTGCGGGACGCTCGGGGTCGGAGTCCGGGCTCCGGGGGCCGCGGCGCACTCGGTGCGGGCAGCCGGGCGGCGGCAGCCCTGGCGGCGCTGGCTGGGCAATGCGCGGCGGCCACGGCCGGGGGTCGACTCCCCAGAGGCGAGCGCCGCCCGCGTCCCGTTCCCCGCGGCCGCCGGCCGGTGCCTGCGCGCGAAGCAAGCGCGGGGCGGAGGGTGGGAGCGCGCGGGGAAGAgagcgggagggggaggggaggcgcgAGCAGGGAGGAACGGGAGCGTCCGGCCCCGCGGGTTCCAGACCGGGCTTAAATACCCCGGGGGCGGCGCCGCTCCTCCTACCCGCGCCCCGCGCCCTGGACCTAAGGAGCGCGGCGAGGTCGTGCAGGTCGGCGAGGCCGAGCGGTCTCTTGCTGGGGGCCAACTTGGGACGATTTTGAGGCGAGAAAGCGCCTCTACCGAGTAA